Genomic DNA from Oncorhynchus nerka isolate Pitt River linkage group LG17, Oner_Uvic_2.0, whole genome shotgun sequence:
GCTCTATCCTCATAATCGCAtggtattctttcgcagtaaatccttttttaaatctgacaacgcaattggattagcaagattctaggctttcgaaacatgtgagacacttgtattttcatgaatgtttaatatgactatttatgtagcgatcaccgtatgttgtcgaatttcatCCCGCTAACGGGTTCGGGGTGCAGAGAggttaaaccactcaagtgttgctttagcagtatgattagggtccttgtcctgcttgaaggtgaacctccgtcccagtctcaaatctctggaagactgaaacaggtttccatcaagaatttccctgtatttagcgccatccatcattccttcaattctgaccagtttcccagtccctgccaatgaaaaacatccccacagcatgatgttgccaccaccatgcttcactgtgggaatgatgttctcagggtgatgagaggttttgggtttgcgccagacatagcatttccCTTGATGGCCAAATAGCACAATTTTAGTcccatctgaccagagcaccttcttccatgtgtttggggagtctcccacatgccatttggcgaacaccaaacatgtttgcttattgttttctttaagcaatggatttttttctgtccactcttccgtaaagccgaGCTTTGTGGAGTGTACGGTGTAAAGTGGTCCTATGTATAGCTACTCCCATCTCCGCTGTGCAGTTTTGCAGCTACTTCAGGGTTATctctggtctctttgttgcctctctgattaatgccctccttacctggtctgtgagttttggtcaacgaccctctcttggcaggtttgttgtggtgccatattatttccattttttttataatagatttaatgttttttttagaACCCAATCCTGATCTgttcttctccacaactttgtatctgacctgtttggagagctgctacatggtcttcatggtgccacttgcttggtggtgccccttgcttagtggtgttgcagactctgggggctttcagaacaggtgtatatatactgagatcatgtgacagatcaagtgacacttagattgcacactggtggactttatttaactaattatgtgacttctgaaggtaattggttgcaccaggcCTTATTTAAGGGCTTCATAGCAacgggggtgaatacatatgcacacaccagtTTTACGTtgtaatttgtatttttttttgctaATTTCACACCAATTTGgagtattttgtgtatgtcctttacatgaaatccaaataaaaatcattttaaattacaggttgtaatgcaacaaaatagaaaaaatgccaagggggatgaatacttttgcaagacacTGTACTTCTCTAGGAGGAAGGTTGGCGACTCCTGCCCTTGAGTCGGTGAAAGGATATGCTGTATCAGTTAATCCCCAAATGGTGGCAGTACTCTCCTGTAAATGTTCTCCCAGTGGTCAGCCTTATGCACTTTCTAGGAGGTTTTATAGCTTAGCTGCTGACGTGTTAGCAATACGATGTTTGGCATTGAGAAATCACACGTACAaaagtggaggctggtgggagaagcTATAGAACGGGCTCATTGTAGTGGctagaatggaataaatggaatggagtcaaacatgtggtttccctccctatgtttgatgtgtttcatACCGTTCGATTTATTCCTTTCCAGCCATGACAATTAGCCCGTCCTCCTATTGCTCAtcacaccagcctccactgatgtacaGAAGGTAGCCTATGATGTATATCAGCTTAAAGTATATTTTTCTCAATACATTTGTTGTTACACAATGAAGCTATAGACAATTGCAATGGTGCAAGGTAAAATGTATTTAAACCACACACTGTAAATATCTATAAACTTGATGAATTGTACCTTTCTGTTCTTGTTTCTACAATTTCGATTTTTATAAAGACAGCAGGTGATGAATTCCAGAGTATTTTAGCATTTTTCTTTCATGAAATTACTGAGAGAACTTCAGGCAGTCGTGTCAGGAAGTTGATGACGCAGAGGTctgcaccactctctctctccactatcaTGCAGATAATTACCATGCAGACAGATGAAGTGTGCTTTGCGTAAcagtccacctcctcctccacggcTTACTGTATGAGATGGTGGACAGGATAAGGTAATAGGgaagagaaagaaaagaaaagcGGTGTTTCAGGGTTGTTAGAGAAAAATAGCATAATCATGTTGTATTCTCTCCAAACACATAATAGCATTTCGAGGTATTTAAATGGTGTAATACGATTGGAAACGTCCATTGACATATTCATTTCAGTATCAGAGTCAACACATTTAGCAAGTGTATATGTTATGCCTCTCTTTTGCTGAGCTAAAAGTGAACCACAGTTGCTTGGTGATTCAGCTATCCAAAACCAGGGCAAACTATCTCACCTGGAATTTGCTACTCCAGTATACTATTTCCAACAAGGTTTGAGTACCTAATTGACTGGGGACACTCCACATTCATCCCTCACCACCTGTTAGCACTACAAATGAGTATGCTCTAACACATCTGCACACATAAGGGCCAGATACAAAGTAAGCTATCTCACTACAGATTGACATTTTTGGAAACTTTGCACAGGTGCAAAAATGCTCTTAGGTCTCTTCTCAACCCAGGTTTCAAGCTTCATTTTTTAATTTGTTGCATTTGCCTTCAAGGTCAAACAACCGTTATCTCTGGTTTGCAAGCTTGCTTTTCCAGTCAGAACATTGCCTGGTGCTCCACTAAAGAGAATTTCCAACAATGAGTTGATGCTGAAGTGGCTTCATCAAAATAGTCCTGAGTACCCCTCTTCAGAGTCCCAACTGCACTGAACAGTTCTCGACAAACAGCATATGCTTACAAAACCAGCTTTATCGACATTCATCGGCTGAGATGAATGGACATTTTGTTCCCAAGAAGATCAGATGTAACTGAGATAAAATTCAGCAGCTCTGAGTTCCACCTGCACTAGATCCACTCCTCACAGATAACATTTAAATAACAAAAATGGTATCAGTGACTAGGACACTTATCATTAAGATATTGGCTGAATAAAAGAAAACTTCAAATTTCCATTGTCAAAATCAGATAACTATCCTTATCACATTAGCAGTAGGTACTTTGCAATACTGTGTAGGCTACCAACATAGTCATTACATTGCACTTACTTGTACCGAGTAATTGAGCAATTCCATGCCAGCAAATACCGAAAATATGTTTTTGTATCTCAGATCGTCTGACAGTTCTCACTTAGAAATGTAATTGGGATGAAGTATGTTTGAAATGCTTTTTACATTTGCAACACAAATCATTTTTGAGAAAATCATGATGATAGTGGCCATTTTAGGCAATTTTTTTGACTTATACATGCCTCCCCCCATGAACCAGACAACACCTTGATGTCAGGCGTATCACTACATTATGAAATACAATTTGACACATTAATTCATTCAACATTAAAACTATGCATATCTCAAAAGTACCCTTTTTAATGTTGTTAATTTTTATACATATATTCTCTACAAGTACTTACAATTTCCAGAGTGAGCTCTCTGCTACCTTTAAAATGATGATACATTTTATgagcaccaccaacacagtcaaTGGGAAAATTGATTCAAAGGGAactccctctgctggtgatttgctgaaatgtattatattattaaattatattggagggctgtgattggctacatttacatttacatttaagtcatttagcagacgctcttatccagagcgacttacatattggtgctttcaccttatgacatccagtggaacagccactttacaatagtgcatctaagtcttttaagggggggggaggggtgagaaggattactttatcctatcctaggtattccttaaagaggtggggtttcaggtgtctaaGGACCTATAATGTACCTTTCTATGTATAAAATCGATAATTGATTGAAAAGTGCAGGGAGCTCACTCTGGCAGTTTGATGTGCTTTAAGAGTATATTGTTCCAAACAATATGTCTAaaaataactaaataactaaTAACTAAAATAACTaaaataactaaataactaaatACTTTTGAGATATTAATAATGATATTTtttaatgttgaatgtttatccatAATGTAGCAATACTCCATATTTTAgagcacactataaggagtatattGAGATGATGTTGTCTGCACCATGTATGGTTCACCGGTGATAgggtcttacaggaggcatgATTAGCTCTAAAAAGGGCCTAAATTGGCCACTTTCATTTTCTTTTGTGATCCATGTAAAAAACGTTGTTCCTTCCAAATAAGTTTTTATGTGAGAATTGCTATAACAATCTAAACAAGTACCCAAATTATTTTCGGCTATGCTGACATGTAATAGCGATAATACTGTGTTAAACCAATGTGGATATGTTAGATGGCTGGTGTGGTTGTAGCAGCCCTGTCACAATGCTAGCTTGATTTATGTCCTTTATTGTCAAAGATCGATGACTTGTCCAAACAATTATGACTAACAAGGCTTTATGACTCTCTATTACGTAGATGCTCTCACACTATCTCCCTTTTATTTCCTGTTTCCAAGAACTAACTTCCATTTCACACCAAGTGAAACGAAAGCTCACATAGTCAACACAATGCACATACAATGCACAATGAGACAAAAGCACTGTCCGTTAGCTGACAAGGACATTTAGTGTTCCTGATGCTTTGTAATACAGGCCGAACAGTTGCCTTGGTGACCCAATCAGTGTATGACGTGACACCTGCTAGTTCATCTCATTGTAGAGTGGGCTTAATAAAAAAAATCACAGGCTCATAGTAATCATAGTAATGATAGAGTATGAGTAAACATGTTCTATCATCATCCGGAGAGAGGAAGCAGTGTTATTAAATGAAGTCGGATATCCTATCGCATTGAGATGGATGCTGCCTAGCTTCCTAAGGATAGGCTCTGTTTAGTATCCAAGGATAAAAAGTTTTAAATAAATGGATAATTCTGTATATGCTTCATATTAATCATGCAGTGAGAATGTTAGTATTTTTTAAAAACAGTGTTGTACTACACTGTCAAAATCATGTATCTCGACTTTGCTATTCATTTACCTTATCAATATTGGGTATCTGCAAATCTTCTCAAACTCTGACCGTCACTGACTCATATCACCCATTTGCGTATGGAAGTGGTATAATCAAAAgtaagacacagacacagtgtcaATATTCAAATATTCGTTTTTTATTCAAATAACTTAGCATATTCTTTCTGTCATGTAAAAACAACAACAGTATCAGACAACAGTATAAATATATTGCAGTTTTTTCTTCCTCTCTTTGTCTTGTTAAATACATAATTTAACACAGAGACAACAGAACCGAGTAGAAATTAATAAATAGTATAAATACTCATTTGCATGTAGAAAACATTCAGAGTTtgggagtaactgattacatgcaatccattacatgtaatctgattacaaaaaaCAAACTACAACTATAATCAGTTACAGTACGATACCAGCAAAAATATTCTAATCAGATTACAGGTACTTTGTAAGAACTCAATGATTACTTCACAGATTACTTTTAAATACAGCAAGGATGTTTGAGGAAAAATACATttacacctttctgttttctcaatgacaatcaattcagcattgaaaaaaggctcAAGTTTAATTGTTCCACCTTAGTGAGTCAgagaccacaagtcagagaccactatgatgacacaaatgcgtttgatggatcctttttgtcttcttctaaagcctcttaaggggaaagtcatCTAAATGTATTCCAAAAGTTactttactgattacaattttggacaagtaactgtaatggattacatttacaaAGTAACATACCCAGCCTTGAAAATATGTCTAGTTACGAACACAGTTAGACATTGATGCAATAGAATGAGACACTATATCAGTGTACCTTCAATTGTTAAATTCCAACTCATTGTCAATGCATCATTTGCACACTTCCTTCAGCCCACTCTGTATCTCCGTACATTCACTAATGATAGTCCACATCATGTGGTGATATTGCCATCTCGGTTCTTGTCCCAACTTCTGTCCATATGAGGTATCACCCCGtctgtcttttctctttctctccttcagaGCTCTATGGTGATTGACAGTCTTCATCTTTCAAAATAGCTGGCATCAGAATTTCCCCATCTCTTGTCCGTTCATGACGAGACATCTGTCCGTCTCCATCTGTAGACATTCCCATATTAAGGCTTCACGACTGGTCAACGTTCAACGGCGATAAGTTCCTTTTCTGTTCAAACTTTAGATGACCACACTAGGTCCACTGCTACTAGTTCACGCCTTCTTGGAGGTGGATGTGCACTTGGCACAGAGCTGGCTGATATGGTCTTTGTAAGCTGGGGAACGGAGGAAGCGAGGGTAGCAGTCCTTTGCCATGAGAAGATAGATCCTGTGCTGGGCCATGTCGAAACAGGACGTAGACGGATCTTTCAGGTTGGCCCTGGTGATGTCACGAGTCTCGTGGTCAATGTTCACCTGGAgatagagaatggagagagagagtttagtcAGCTGCTGCAGTCTGAATGAAGatgtgttattttttatttatagtTGTAAATTATAGTTGTAATAAAGATGATTGAAATTGGGATTCCATAAAAATGTCATTGGTGAGGGAGAATAAAGCAGGCTTTTGAGGGATGCATACCTCTCGGGGGGCGTCGGTGCAGATGAACTCATCATAGATTCTCTGGGCTTTGGTGGCCAGCTTGGCAGCAGACTTAGTGCTCCTGAAGTCCTCACAGGCAAAGTAGAACGCAATGTTTTCCTCACTGAACTCTGACACCAGGAAATCTGTGAAGGCTATCAGTCCatctgatgaagagagagagaaagtgagagagagattaatatTGGTACAGTTCAATAACAATGATGCTATGTAGGCCATCCTAGCATCTGTGTCCTTGCATTACCTactgtgtgggtatgtgtgtgtacattagtgtgtgtgtacatgtgtgtgtatgtgtgtgtgtctctacatgTGTGTACAAGTGTATGCATTTGTCTGTATCTTGTGGAATAACCCCCAGCACTGTGCCAGCATGTGTATTCTACAGCAgcggctgtgttatgttgtgagGATCAAATCTCTTATCTTCGTAATTAGCAAGCTCCCAGTAATACTCTATAAGCACCTGGGGCTAAAATGGGacgatatatttatatatatatatatatatatatatatacattttttaaatgggaCAAAATATCCTACTCTAACCTAAGTGCAGAATTAAAGGTTTATTTTAATCGCATCTCTGCAGaactaattgtgtgtgtgtgtatatgtgtgtgtgcagtgaaGAGTAAGGTTTACTTACGTTTATTGGACAGCAGCTTTTCGAAAGACTCTTTCCACTTCATGCATTCTTCCAGAGTAGGTCTAGTTTTGCCTATTTTGCAGCTTGATAGACTCCAGTTTGATTTTTGCAGAAAGTTGACCATTCTTGATTTCAGTTCCTTGGCCCTAAGAAGAGAAAATAATATCATAGGTAAGATAAATAATGCACAAGTTCTTGAATTGAGTCCTTGTTCAGTACAATATTTTGATACTAACTAGTCATTAACAAATCGAGATATGTCTCATCGCTGCAAGGTCTAAATTTAGAATCCACTAAAACCGCCTTCACTTTCATCATTACAGAAGCTGGAAAGCCAAATAATAATCCCATTTAATCCTTTAATCCAAATGCCAGAGACAGCGACAGTGAAGAGTTGTATGTACCTTTCTAGGCAGGTGGAAGACAGAGCTAGTCCTTTGCACATAGTTGATGTGGATGCAGAGAGCGGTACGTGGTGTAGGTAAGTAAATCCTTTGAGTTGAGGCGTGCAATTGGACTGAGATCAACAGAGtgtgtctgcagtgagggagcaGAAAGCTTTTATCCTCCAGCCTGAGGCTTGTCATCAGCCTACTCAGCCAATGACACGGCctcgagactgtgtgtgtgtgtgtgtgtgtgtgtgtgtgtgcgcacgcatgtgtgtgagagagggtgatacagagagagagatggggaaggagcACGAAAAataagaagggagggagggtgtgagagagagaaagagagagggaaatataggagagtgagagatggagggcgAAGCTGGTAAATTACTTTTCAACATCCCTGATATCAAACAAGTcttttgtgttgtttgttttcttTCTGCTCTCTGAAAAGATGTTATTGTCTGATTGGACAAAATGAATCTCCCACTTACATGGGCCAgcgggtgtttgtgtgtgtgtgtgtgtccatgtcggtgtgtgtgtgcatgcatggatgtgtttgtatgcatatgtttgtgcgtgtatgtgtggcAGTGTTTACTAACCATAAGGAAGCGGTGTCAACATGTTCACTGTTATATCCACCACATGCAAGGATGCTCTTCCTTTGTCTGTTGTTAATGATCACTGCTtggacaaccacacacacacacacacacacacacacacacacacacacacacacacacacacacacacacacacacacacacacacacacacacacacacacacacacacacacacaggagacaacaGGGGAGATAAAATGAGAATACAGTAATAACCCCTTAACAAAGATGATCTCATACTGTAGATACAAAAAgtccaggggcctcatttatcaatcATGCACAGGCACACATTTCTTACAGTAATACTCAATATTAAGTACAGTAATTTGTTCAATTAGAGGCATGTGTAAAAGTTTTATAAATCACACTTTTTCTATGCGTTTGAAATTTAATTTGTAAGTAGTATTTTAGAATAACTACGCAATATTGATAAATGAAGCTTGTTTCAGGGAAGGAAATGTGGTTTGATTATTTAGTCATGTTCAATGATCATTATAACATTTGATTGGATATACACACCTCCTTGATATTCCAGAAATGGAAAGGTTGATAGCATCTCCGGTAAATGACTGGAGATGCTATCACCTTTCCTTTTTTTAGGAATATCAAGCATCTACAATGACTCAGATAAACACCTCAttccacatatactgtatattttaaaGTTTACTGGAACCAGGAACCACTTAAGATAAATAATATTGTACCTGCACCTCACATTCAGGAGAAAAAAACAGGACAAATATTAATTTGGGAAGTACAATAAAAACAGATgtaataacacaaacacacactacaatGAAACAGAAACTCCCATCACCACACCCATTGTTTTGAGCCCTTTTTCAATAAACTCTCTCTACACAACAGCTCTGCCTTCATAGTTGCATGTACAGTATATCATCATAATGTCATCAGAGACAGATGCATAATTTTTATTGCCCATCCTTACATGACCCTAGAGAAAAAAACATATGACTGTGCAGTACACAAAC
This window encodes:
- the LOC115145495 gene encoding regulator of G-protein signaling 16-like — protein: MCKGLALSSTCLERAKELKSRMVNFLQKSNWSLSSCKIGKTRPTLEECMKWKESFEKLLSNKHGLIAFTDFLVSEFSEENIAFYFACEDFRSTKSAAKLATKAQRIYDEFICTDAPREVNIDHETRDITRANLKDPSTSCFDMAQHRIYLLMAKDCYPRFLRSPAYKDHISQLCAKCTSTSKKA